TGCTTTACCATTTGCTGGCCGGGTCAAGGTCTGAACGGGGCAAGCTGCAGAATCAGCTGGATGAACTGCAGAATGACTTTAAAGATTACCAGAACAAAGTATCCGACCATTTTGGCACCACTGCTCACCTCATCAACAAGCTGACTGACAGCTATCGTGATGTTCATGAACACATGGCGAATGGTGCAGAAAGTCTGTGTGAAGATGAGGCGGTAAAAAACCGTTTAAGTGATGCGCTGCTGAGTAGCAATGCCCTGCTGTCTGGAAAAATGAACAAACGCAGGACCGAGCGCTCAAAGGCCATAGAGCAACCAAAGGACTATGCTCCGAAACAGGCTTCTGACGAAAGGGGAACCCTGTCTGAAGAGTTCAGTGTAAAACCTGA
Above is a genomic segment from Endozoicomonas euniceicola containing:
- a CDS encoding YhcB family protein — its product is MEDINVLWFVGSLAFLGGMLAGALLYHLLAGSRSERGKLQNQLDELQNDFKDYQNKVSDHFGTTAHLINKLTDSYRDVHEHMANGAESLCEDEAVKNRLSDALLSSNALLSGKMNKRRTERSKAIEQPKDYAPKQASDERGTLSEEFSVKPEDKPAAPAVEVEPASPVAEKSQTS